The sequence below is a genomic window from Candidatus Poribacteria bacterium.
CCCGCCTCCTTCCATCCGCCTCAACTCAACGGCAGCGACACGACACTCGATGTCTCTGCGGCGCGGTAGACCCCCAGGATGATCTCGACGGCTTTGCGGGCTTCGCGCCCGTCCACGGTCAGCGGTGCGCCGCTATCCAGCACGTCGAGGAACTCCGCGAACTGCTTCCGGTGCGCCTCGAAGCCGATCGCCGCCGGATCGCTCGCGCCGCCGCCCGTCTGCGTGCGTCCGCCGTACTCCCGGCGGATTGTCTCGTCCTCCGGCGAGTCGTCGTCGAACTGCCAGAATGCCAAGTCCTCTTCCTGGAGGATGATGCTGCCCTTCGTGCCGGAAATCTCCAGCTTCTTGAAGAACCCAGGGAAGACCGACGTCGTTCCCTCGATGACGCCGAGCGCTCCGCTGGCGAACCGCAGGCACGCCACCGCTGTATCCTCGACCTCGATCCGCTCGTGGGCGAGCGTGTCCGTGAACGCCGCGACCTTCGAGACGGGTCCCATCATCCATTGGAGCAGGTCGATGGCGTGGATCGACTGGTTCATCAGCGCGCCGCCGCCGTCCAACGCGCGCGTGCCCTTCCATCCGCCCTTGTCGTAGTAGTCCTGCGACCGCCACC
It includes:
- a CDS encoding Gfo/Idh/MocA family oxidoreductase, coding for MSEIGRTMHGFGIIGCGMIANFHGKAIQAIPNAELRAVQSRSEANARRVGEAYGAAWTTSLDELLSRDDIGLVTICTPSGAHLEPIEAAARAGKHIIVEKPLEITLDRCDAAIRACEQAGVRLAGVFPSRFHDVSRLIKRTVESGRLGRLTLADATVKWWRSQDYYDKGGWKGTRALDGGGALMNQSIHAIDLLQWMMGPVSKVAAFTDTLAHERIEVEDTAVACLRFASGALGVIEGTTSVFPGFFKKLEISGTKGSIILQEEDLAFWQFDDDSPEDETIRREYGGRTQTGGGASDPAAIGFEAHRKQFAEFLDVLDSGAPLTVDGREARKAVEIILGVYRAAETSSVVSLPLS